A genome region from Anopheles stephensi strain Indian chromosome 2, UCI_ANSTEP_V1.0, whole genome shotgun sequence includes the following:
- the LOC118508334 gene encoding cysteine-rich venom protein 6-like, with the protein MQLSLLVCFIAIAGFASVYAQQTGCVPEVCPRNERYLCCGSCVQRTCALEDETTCPDVCYRGCYCKKGFVRKYAPDGPCIRLNKCPRTIPTQPPSKK; encoded by the exons ATGCAGCTATCACTTCTTGTGTGTTTTATAGCGATCGCTGGATTCGCGTCAGTCTACGCTCAACAAACAGGATGTGTCCCAG AAGTCTGTCCAAGGAACGAGCGATACCTATGCTGTGGATCGTGCGTCCAGCGAACATGTGCCCTCGAGGATGAAACCACATGCCCGGACGTGTGCTATCGCGGTTGCTACTGCAAGAAGGGCTTCGTGCGGAAGTACGCACCCGATGGTCCATGCATTCGGTTGAATAAGTGTCCCCGAACTATCCCAACGCAACCGCCGAGCAAAAAGTAG